One part of the bacterium genome encodes these proteins:
- a CDS encoding long-chain-fatty-acid--CoA ligase, with amino-acid sequence SMGTSRKLPPLFRPPLDYPEQPLHGHLKVSLARCPDKVALVDGEIELTFRELDHLSNACAHAFLEAGIAKGDRIAIFLPNSAAFEIAFYGASKAGAVVTALNPSYKEGEVRYQLADSGAKLLITEPEKIPLIESVRKDLPDLKEIILWHGGESVYPDFESWILSRPISPPPEPDLDLREDLAALPYSSGTTGLPKGVMLTHRNLVTNHYVFNSNLRITEQDVGLLFLPLYHIFGSLLMGGFTLAGVKQVLMPRFEVEAALRLVEEHRVTLFFTVPPALLAILHHPHLESYDLSSLRFMLSGAAPLPPEVRHQVEKRTGVMTFMGYGLTETAPITHTNPEDKHLIKADSIGPPCSDVEQKIMDTETGERELPVGEAGELVLRGPNVMKGYWKAPEETAQVLRDGWFYTGDIAKVDEEGYVYILDRKKEMIKYKGFSVAPAELEAILHQHPEVADAAVVGKPDAEAGEIPKAFVVPKPEKNPAADALMAFVRDKVAGYKQVREVEFIDQIPKSPSGKILRRILKERA; translated from the coding sequence TCCATGGGAACTTCACGGAAATTGCCGCCGCTGTTCCGCCCGCCGCTCGATTACCCCGAACAGCCCCTTCACGGCCACCTGAAAGTCTCCCTCGCGCGCTGTCCCGACAAGGTCGCCCTGGTGGACGGCGAAATCGAGCTGACCTTCCGCGAGCTGGACCACCTCTCGAACGCCTGCGCCCACGCCTTTCTCGAAGCGGGCATCGCAAAGGGCGACCGCATCGCGATCTTTCTTCCCAACTCGGCCGCCTTCGAGATTGCCTTCTACGGCGCCTCCAAGGCGGGCGCGGTGGTCACCGCCCTCAACCCCTCCTACAAGGAGGGCGAGGTCCGCTACCAGCTCGCGGATTCGGGCGCGAAGCTGCTCATCACCGAGCCCGAAAAAATCCCGCTCATCGAAAGCGTGCGGAAAGACCTCCCCGATCTGAAGGAGATCATCCTCTGGCACGGAGGGGAGAGCGTCTACCCGGACTTCGAATCGTGGATTCTCTCCCGGCCCATCAGCCCGCCGCCCGAGCCCGATCTTGACCTTCGTGAAGATCTGGCTGCCCTCCCCTACTCGAGCGGCACCACCGGGCTGCCCAAGGGCGTGATGCTCACCCACCGGAACCTGGTGACGAACCACTATGTCTTCAACTCAAACCTGCGGATCACCGAGCAGGACGTGGGCCTTTTGTTTCTGCCCCTCTATCACATCTTCGGCTCTTTGCTGATGGGCGGCTTCACCCTCGCGGGGGTGAAGCAGGTGCTGATGCCGCGCTTCGAGGTGGAGGCGGCCCTGCGGCTCGTCGAGGAGCACCGCGTCACGCTCTTCTTCACGGTGCCGCCCGCCCTTCTCGCGATCCTTCACCACCCCCACCTGGAGAGCTACGACCTCTCCTCGCTGCGGTTCATGCTGAGCGGCGCGGCCCCGCTCCCCCCCGAAGTGCGCCATCAGGTGGAAAAGCGCACCGGCGTCATGACCTTCATGGGATACGGCCTCACCGAGACCGCACCGATCACGCACACGAACCCCGAGGACAAGCACCTCATCAAGGCGGATTCCATCGGGCCGCCCTGCTCGGATGTGGAGCAGAAGATCATGGACACCGAAACCGGCGAGAGAGAGCTGCCCGTCGGCGAGGCGGGAGAACTCGTCCTCCGCGGCCCCAATGTCATGAAGGGCTACTGGAAGGCGCCCGAGGAGACGGCGCAGGTCCTGCGCGACGGCTGGTTCTACACCGGCGACATCGCCAAGGTGGACGAGGAGGGCTACGTCTATATCCTCGACCGGAAAAAGGAAATGATCAAATACAAGGGGTTTTCGGTCGCGCCGGCGGAGCTCGAAGCGATCCTCCACCAGCATCCGGAGGTGGCCGACGCCGCCGTCGTGGGAAAGCCCGACGCCGAGGCGGGGGAGATCCCCAAGGCCTTCGTCGTCCCCAAGCCGGAGAAAAATCCCGCCGCCGATGCGCTGATGGCATTCGTCCGGGACAAGGTGGCGGGCTACAAGCAGGTGCGCGAGGTGGAGTTCATCGATCAGATTCCGAAATCCCCCAGCGGGAAAATTCTGAGAAGGATACTCAAGGAGCGGGCCTAA